CGAGCGCTCCATCCGCGGAGGCGCCTACAACTACGACGCCGACGGCCTCAGGAGCTCGAACCGCGTGCACCACCCGGGCACGTTCAAGCTCCTCATGACCGGCGGGCGGTGCGCCAAAGACGCTCGCTGAGGCGCGAACGACGGCCGCCCCACGCCCCGTCGTCGGCCTCGAGCTCGCGTGAGGCTCAGCCTCGGATGCGCCAGTTGCCCACGATGGCGCGGCCCACGTCGTCGCACGTCGGGTCGGTGACGAGCAGCTCGGGCCGCGCGCCACGGCAGACGAGGATCGTGTTCTGACGGAACACACGCCCGAACGCGACGGCCTCGTCGCGGTCCATGCCGTGCACGAGCCACGCGGGCTCGCGCCACGTGCTGTCGGGGTCCTCTTCGTAGCCCACGCAGGCCTCGACGCGGTAGCAACCGAGCACGAGGAGATCGCGCAGCACGGTGTGGCGGCCCTCGTTCACCTTCCGCGGCAGGAGCATGCTGCGCGGATTGAACGCCGTCAGCACGGTGAACGGCTTCGTGAGGAGCTCGGGCAGGGTCGAGGGGTCCGTGACCGTGTCGCCGTCGAGCGAGACGCGGAGCGGTCCGTTGGCCGTCGGGAGCTCGTAGACCGTCGCCAGGTAGTGACGGAGGAGGTTATTGTCCATCGGGGCGTACTTAGCCGGAAATCGCGCCGAGCGGAGCTGAACGTCGGCTCACCCGCCCCGCGTCAGGGCATGACCTGCGCGCCGCGCGATCGACGGTCACGCTCCTCGAACGGGGCGGGCGATCGTCGTCGAACGTCGTGACCGCCGACTTAGCCATCGAACCGGTAGCCGATGCCGCGCACGGTGAGAAAGTGCCGCGGATTCGTGGGATCGTCCTCGAGCTTCTGCCGGAGCTGCTGCATGAAGTTGTCGATCGTACGCGGCGTCCCGTGGTGGTTCGGCCCCCACACACGGCGGAAGATGTCGTCCCGCGAGAGGGCCTTCCCTCGGTTCTCGACGAGGCACATGAGCACGTCGAACTCGGTCGCGGTGAGCTCGACCAGGGCATCTCGATGTCGCACGGAGCGCGCCGACACGTCGACCTCGACCGACGAGAAGCGCACGAGCTCCGCCTTCGGTGCGGCGCGACCGAGCCTCCGGAGGGCGACGCGCACGCGCGCCAAGAGCTCCGCGAGGCTGAACGGCTTCGCGACGTAGTCTTCGGCGCCGAGCTCGAGCCCGGTGACCTTGTCCATCTCGCCGGTCCGCGCGGAGAGCACGATGATGGGCACCGAGATGCCCTCGGCGCGGAGCTCGTGCATGACCTCGAAGCCGTTCTTGCGGGGCAACATGACGTCGAGCACGACGAGGTCCGGGCGCTCGGCGCGGATCACCTGGAGCCCGCGCTCGCCATCGTCGGCGAGGGTGACGCGGTAGCCTTCGGCTTCGAGGTTGATGCGAAGCCCGAGCGCGATCGCCGGGTCGTCCTCGACGACGAGCACGTGCCGCCCTTCCAGTCCGGAGCCGTCGGTGCGGCGATCCGAGAGCGGCTCGGGCGAGTCGACCTTTCCGTTAGCCACGCTCCGACGTTACATCATCGCGCGCCGCCGAACGAGCGGATCACGCGGTCGGGATCGCCGAAAAACCCCGTAGCTGCGGAACGTTGCAAAATTCGTCACTCGGTCGCGACGAGCTCCCGGGGGAGCACGAACGAGAACGTGGACCCCCGCTCCTTGGCGCTCTCGACGGTGACCTTGGCGCCGTGGGCCCGCGCGACGTGCTTGACGATCGCGAGGCCGAGGCCGCTGCCCTCGCGCATCCGAGAGAGGCGGTCGTCGATGCGGTAGAACTTCTGGAAGATGCGCTCGCGCTCGTGGCCGGGGATGCCCTCGCCGTTGTCGCTGACCTCGAAGGCGACGCGCCCCTCCTTCGTGACCTTGACGACGAGCCGCACCACGGGCGGGCTTCCCCCGTATTTGAGCGCGTTGGACATGAGGTTCACGAGGAGGTCGGCGACGGCCGCGCGATCGACCCGGACCACGAGCGCGGCGGCCTCGGGGGACACGTCGCTCGCGTAGTCGAGGTCCGGGCTCTTCGTTCGATACGGAGCGAACGCGTCCTCGGCATCAGCAACCAAGTCCGACACGAGCTCTTCGCGGAGCTCGTACACCTTGCGCCCGGCCTGCATTCGCCCGAAATCGAGCAGGCGCTCGATGAGCCGCGTGAGGCGCTCGGTCTCCGTTCGGAGCTGCGCGACGCACTTGGCCTGGGTCTCCGGATCTCCGTTCGCGCGCTCGAGCGTCTCGGCGAAGAGGCGGATGGCGGTGAGCGGCGTACGAAACTCGTGGCTCACCTTCGAGACGAAGTCGGCCTGGAGCTCGGAGAGGTTGGCCTCTCGCCGCACGAACACGAGCACGAGCACCATCCCCGTGATCATGACGGACACGAAGGCCACCATCAGGATGCCGAAGATGAAGTTGATGCGCCCCTCGAGAAAGAGCGAAAAGATCCCGATCGCCAGCAGCAAGACCGTGGGGATGACGAGCAGGTAGACGATCATCTGCACGATGCGGCGGTAGCCGAGGCGCTGCAGGTTCTTCGTGTTGCGCTCGGCCCAAGCTTGCGCCTTCTCTTTGTTCGTCTGTGCGGGTGCGACCACGCCCCGAATGTGCCATGAATCTGCGGAATGCGAGAGCCGCGCGTCGCCACCTGCACCCGAGCCGAGGGCCTCGTCGAGCGCGCGATGGGTCGCCGCGCGGTGCTCTCGTCCGTCGTGCTCGCGGTCGTGGCCCTCGCGCGCCCGTCGGCCGCCGATCCGGAGCCTCGCGAGGTGCGCGTGGCGCGTGCCATCGAGCGGGCGCGCAGCGAGGTGCGTTCGGGCGTCGTCTACGATCGCAGGTACGTCGAGAGAGCCATGGGGGCGCCCTCCAAGGACCGCGGGGCGTGCACGGACCTCGTGGCGCGTGCGCTCGGGGCGTCCGGCTACGACGTCCAAACGAGGCTCCAGCTCGACGTGCGCCTCGCGCCCTCCGCGTACCCGGGCATTCTCTCCCCCGACGGGCGCGTCGATCACCGGCGCACCCCGAACCTCTTCGTGCTCTTCCGGAGGACGGCGCGGAGCCTCCCCGTCGACATCGGCCCCGACACCCGGTCGACGTTCGCGCCGGGCGACGTGATCGTGTGGACGTACGGGCGCTGTCCCGAGTGCAAGGCCGACCACATCGGCCTCGTGAGCGATCGGCTCGGGACCCGAGGCCTCCCGCTCGTGCTCCACAACGCGGGCCCCCGCGCGACCGAAGAAGATGCCCTCGACGCGTGGCCCATCGTCGGCCACTTTCGCCTTTTTAATTGAACACTTACGGCCTTCGCACCGCGCGGCCGAGCCCCCGGGTCAGGTGATGGCCGCGAGCATCGAGTTGAACGGCGCAGGCACGCGTAGCCACAGCTCGAACGCGAGCGCCCCTTGGCGAACAAGCATGCCGAGCCCGTTCGCCGACCGGAGCCCAATCGCCTCGGCCGCGCGCAGGAAGGGGGTGAGCGGAGGCGCATAGACGACGTCGAGCGCCACGGCGCGTGGCCCGAGCGCCTGGAAGTCGACGGCCGAGAGCAGAGACTCTCCCGGGTCGGCGCCCGACATGCCCGCGCTCGTGCACTGAACGACGGCCGAGAGCTCCGGCTCGACCTCGGGCGACCCCTCGAGCGGACCCGCGACGATAGTGGTGCTTCGCCCTGCGCGGCGGACGAGCGCCTCGAGCTCGTCGCGCTTCGAGCGCGCCGCGACAGGATCGGACAACGAACGACCGCGTACGTGGACCGTGCTGCATTGCAGGTCGACCGCGAGGGCCACGACCGCGGAGCGCGCCGCGCCGCCGGTGCCGAGGACGAGCGCGCTGCGACCGGTCCACGACACGGGCGCCTCCGGCACGAGCTCGCGGAGCTCGTCGGCCAGCGCGGGGGTGTCGGTGTTGAACGCGTGCACGCGCCCCGCGTCGTCGCGGACGAGCGTGTTGGCGGCGTCGACGAGGGCGGCGGTGGAGTCGATCACGTCGACGAGGCCGAGGACCCTTTTTTTGTGCGGAACCGTGACGTTGATGCCCGACAGCTCGCCGCGGCGGAGCCTGTCCACGATCGCCGGGAGCTCGTCGCCGTTGGCGAGGATGGCCTCGTAGGTGTGCGGCAGGCCGAGCGCTCGGTATGCCGCCCGATGCATCGCCGGGCTCTTGCTGTGCCCGATCGGCGAGCCGACCACCGCGAACGCGAGGGAGGTCGTGTGGAGGGCGTTCACGACGCTCCTCGCTCGTTCGCCTCGACGACGTCGGCGGAGAAGCTCCCCTCGGCGACCCGCACGGTCACCCGATCGCCCGGAGCGACCTCGCGGCTCGACCGGACGGCCCTCCCCGACGCGAGCGCGACGATGGAGTACCCGCGGCCAAGCACCTTGAGGGGGCTCATGGCGTCGAGGCGCGAGGCGAGGCGCGCCACGTCCGTCTCGCGAGACCCGAGGAGCGCCGAGGCGGCGTGCACGATGCGGCCACGGGCACGAGCGAGCGCCTCGCGCTCCCTCGCCAAGACGGCGCGTGGATCCTGCGCCGAGATCCGCGTCGCGAGCGCCCGCTGCCCGTCGCGCTCGGCCGTGAGTCGGCTCCGAACCGCGCGGGCGAGGCGGGCGCGTCGATCGTCGAGGCCCTGTTGGGCGCGAGCGACGAGGAGCCGCGGGTCGTCGAGGCGCTTCTCGATCGACGCGAGCGCGAGGCCGCTCGACGCGAGCTTGCCGCGCATGGCACGCACGAGGCCGCGCCGGCGCTCGGCGAGCAGGCTCTGGCGTGCCCTCGCGTCGGGGACGACGAGCTCGGCAGCCTGAGAGGGCGTGGAGGCGCGCGCGTCGGAGGCGAAGTCGACCAGGGTCACGTCGACCTCGTGGCCGACCGCCGAGACCACGGGGACCCGGAGGTCCGCGACCGCGCGCACGACCGCCTCGTCGTTGAACGCAGCGAGATCGTCCGTCGAGCCTCCCCCACGGGCCAAGATGACGACGTCGACCTCGGGGACACGCTCGAGATCGCGGAGGGCGCGCACGATCTGAGCCGCGGCCGTCGCGCCTTGAACTTGTGCGGGAGCCAAGAGCACGTGGGCTCCCCCCCTCCGAAACGCCACCCGACAGATGTCGTGAATCACGGCCCCCGTGCGCGAGGTGACCACCCCGATGGTGCGGGGGTCGGCCGGGAGCGGGCGCTTGCGCTCCTCACGGAACAGACCTTCGGCGGCGAGCTTCGCCTTGAGCTTCTCGAGCGCCTCGAGGAGGGCTCCCCTCCCCGTGAGGCCCACCTTGTCGGCGACGAACTGGAGGCGGCCCCGCGGCGTGTAGTACGAAGGGCGACCACGTAGGAGGAGCTGCGCACCGTCTCGAACCACGGCGCGGGCCCGAGGCGTGACGTTCGTGCGGTACACGACCACGTCGATGGCGGCGTCGTCGTCCTCGTCCTTCAACGTGAAATACAGGTGCCCGCTCTGCGCGAAGCGCACGGACCCGGCCTCCCCCGTGACGACGACGGGAGCCTCGAAGGTGGCCGCGAGCGACCGCTCGACGAGCCGCCCCAAGCCTGCG
The DNA window shown above is from Myxococcales bacterium and carries:
- a CDS encoding DUF3293 domain-containing protein, which codes for MDNNLLRHYLATVYELPTANGPLRVSLDGDTVTDPSTLPELLTKPFTVLTAFNPRSMLLPRKVNEGRHTVLRDLLVLGCYRVEACVGYEEDPDSTWREPAWLVHGMDRDEAVAFGRVFRQNTILVCRGARPELLVTDPTCDDVGRAIVGNWRIRG
- a CDS encoding DUF1287 domain-containing protein, with protein sequence MREPRVATCTRAEGLVERAMGRRAVLSSVVLAVVALARPSAADPEPREVRVARAIERARSEVRSGVVYDRRYVERAMGAPSKDRGACTDLVARALGASGYDVQTRLQLDVRLAPSAYPGILSPDGRVDHRRTPNLFVLFRRTARSLPVDIGPDTRSTFAPGDVIVWTYGRCPECKADHIGLVSDRLGTRGLPLVLHNAGPRATEEDALDAWPIVGHFRLFN
- the xseA gene encoding exodeoxyribonuclease VII large subunit; its protein translation is MARREPGVQGTFDFGGPKPESIVPPYPGATSASERTTPRPEKAPEAAGRAPLEGPRAEATPPPPLTVAGLGRLVERSLAATFEAPVVVTGEAGSVRFAQSGHLYFTLKDEDDDAAIDVVVYRTNVTPRARAVVRDGAQLLLRGRPSYYTPRGRLQFVADKVGLTGRGALLEALEKLKAKLAAEGLFREERKRPLPADPRTIGVVTSRTGAVIHDICRVAFRRGGAHVLLAPAQVQGATAAAQIVRALRDLERVPEVDVVILARGGGSTDDLAAFNDEAVVRAVADLRVPVVSAVGHEVDVTLVDFASDARASTPSQAAELVVPDARARQSLLAERRRGLVRAMRGKLASSGLALASIEKRLDDPRLLVARAQQGLDDRRARLARAVRSRLTAERDGQRALATRISAQDPRAVLAREREALARARGRIVHAASALLGSRETDVARLASRLDAMSPLKVLGRGYSIVALASGRAVRSSREVAPGDRVTVRVAEGSFSADVVEANERGAS
- a CDS encoding HAMP domain-containing histidine kinase → MVAPAQTNKEKAQAWAERNTKNLQRLGYRRIVQMIVYLLVIPTVLLLAIGIFSLFLEGRINFIFGILMVAFVSVMITGMVLVLVFVRREANLSELQADFVSKVSHEFRTPLTAIRLFAETLERANGDPETQAKCVAQLRTETERLTRLIERLLDFGRMQAGRKVYELREELVSDLVADAEDAFAPYRTKSPDLDYASDVSPEAAALVVRVDRAAVADLLVNLMSNALKYGGSPPVVRLVVKVTKEGRVAFEVSDNGEGIPGHERERIFQKFYRIDDRLSRMREGSGLGLAIVKHVARAHGAKVTVESAKERGSTFSFVLPRELVATE
- a CDS encoding response regulator transcription factor; translated protein: MEGRHVLVVEDDPAIALGLRINLEAEGYRVTLADDGERGLQVIRAERPDLVVLDVMLPRKNGFEVMHELRAEGISVPIIVLSARTGEMDKVTGLELGAEDYVAKPFSLAELLARVRVALRRLGRAAPKAELVRFSSVEVDVSARSVRHRDALVELTATEFDVLMCLVENRGKALSRDDIFRRVWGPNHHGTPRTIDNFMQQLRQKLEDDPTNPRHFLTVRGIGYRFDG
- a CDS encoding shikimate dehydrogenase; protein product: MNALHTTSLAFAVVGSPIGHSKSPAMHRAAYRALGLPHTYEAILANGDELPAIVDRLRRGELSGINVTVPHKKRVLGLVDVIDSTAALVDAANTLVRDDAGRVHAFNTDTPALADELRELVPEAPVSWTGRSALVLGTGGAARSAVVALAVDLQCSTVHVRGRSLSDPVAARSKRDELEALVRRAGRSTTIVAGPLEGSPEVEPELSAVVQCTSAGMSGADPGESLLSAVDFQALGPRAVALDVVYAPPLTPFLRAAEAIGLRSANGLGMLVRQGALAFELWLRVPAPFNSMLAAIT